In Amycolatopsis sp. EV170708-02-1, the following are encoded in one genomic region:
- a CDS encoding acetyl-CoA hydrolase/transferase family protein, whose translation MRVLSESQLGSVLAGVPASRPRVVVSGNFATPMRALKVLDAALAEYRLFALNAQAGLPDREGVLLETPFVGAGMRGRSGLRYFPSRLSLVPQLLKHSLPPDVVLVHTSVPVDGVVSLGTEVNILPAAIEAVRARGGLVIAQLNPEMPFTYGDGLVPVDEIDYGIEVVEPLLSPVPRPVGDTARTIGERVAGLVEDGATLQLGIGGIPDATLAAVTGRRGLAIWSEMFSDGVLALDRAGALDPAEPVTASFVFGSADLYRWLDRNPRIRLLRTEKTNDPAVIARQRGLVSVNSALEVDLFAQANASRVRGAIYSGFGGQTDFVVGALHSPGGRAIIALPSWHPKADVSTVVPRLAGPVTSFQHSFLVSEHGVATIWGNDAGEQARQIIDQVAHPSAREELVTRGRELGFAL comes from the coding sequence ATGCGCGTCTTGTCGGAGAGCCAGCTCGGTTCCGTTCTCGCGGGCGTTCCCGCTTCTCGGCCGCGTGTGGTGGTGAGCGGGAACTTCGCCACGCCGATGCGGGCGCTGAAGGTACTGGACGCGGCTCTGGCGGAGTACCGCTTGTTCGCCTTGAACGCGCAGGCAGGCCTGCCGGACCGTGAGGGTGTGCTACTGGAGACGCCGTTCGTGGGCGCCGGTATGCGTGGCCGTTCCGGGCTGCGGTACTTCCCGTCCCGGTTGTCGCTGGTGCCGCAGCTGCTGAAGCACTCGCTGCCGCCGGACGTCGTCCTGGTGCACACCTCGGTCCCGGTGGACGGTGTGGTGTCGCTGGGCACGGAGGTGAACATCCTGCCGGCGGCCATCGAGGCGGTTCGGGCCCGCGGCGGCCTGGTCATCGCGCAGCTCAACCCCGAGATGCCGTTCACCTACGGCGACGGCCTCGTGCCGGTCGACGAGATCGACTACGGCATCGAGGTGGTGGAGCCGCTGCTGTCGCCGGTCCCGCGGCCGGTCGGGGACACGGCGCGGACCATCGGTGAGCGGGTGGCCGGGCTGGTCGAGGACGGCGCGACGCTGCAACTGGGCATCGGCGGGATCCCCGACGCGACCCTGGCCGCGGTGACGGGACGGCGCGGGCTCGCGATCTGGTCGGAGATGTTCAGCGACGGCGTGCTCGCGCTCGACCGTGCCGGGGCCCTCGATCCGGCGGAACCGGTGACCGCGTCGTTCGTGTTCGGCAGCGCGGACCTGTATCGCTGGCTCGACCGCAATCCGCGGATTCGCTTGCTGCGTACGGAAAAGACGAACGATCCCGCCGTGATCGCCCGGCAGCGCGGTCTGGTCTCGGTGAACAGCGCCCTGGAGGTGGACCTGTTCGCACAGGCCAACGCGAGCCGGGTGCGAGGGGCGATCTATTCGGGCTTCGGCGGGCAGACCGACTTCGTGGTCGGGGCGTTGCACTCGCCCGGTGGGCGGGCGATCATCGCGCTGCCGTCCTGGCATCCGAAGGCCGACGTTTCGACGGTCGTGCCCCGGCTGGCCGGTCCGGTGACGTCGTTCCAGCACAGTTTCCTGGTCAGCGAGCACGGTGTCGCGACGATCTGGGGCAACGACGCCGGCGAGCAGGCGCGGCAGATCATCGATCAGGTCGCGCATCCCTCGGCCAGGGAAGAACTCGTGACGCGGGGCAGGGAATTGGGATTCGCGCTTTAG
- a CDS encoding type 2 lanthipeptide synthetase LanM family protein — protein MTPQPSATSLPPRWWEHGRTPRERTADKPLWADFAEHAITTLLPERPPVGDWRAAFAGVFRSLVDAASRDAVPDDLADADVEALRRGFAAQLDQHLLNLSVRTLVLELHRARKAGTLQGETPEERFSDFVRGQSTPAGLVRLFGEYPVLARLLAQACLHAAEAHAETLGRFSADAALLPCSVADGELGTLVEVAGGIGDSHARGRSVKLLRFSSGAKVIYKPRPLILHERFTDVVEQLNKRLPGLELRTADALPRDGYGWLRFVEHRPCADIGDVDRFYRRQGILLALLHALDATDVHYENIIACGDQPVLIDIETLFQPSPPVPPEGDPAAAMLARSVQRTLLLPQLFAGEHGAVDISGLAGRGGKLPTDRVDWADPGTDRMRLVRVPGELAGSNNLPRLDGRDVTPAEHSAALLAGFRLGYDAISSGRDELAEHLRRCADDPIRVLIRPTNFYFRLLDETTHPDLLRDAADRDHAFDLLEEDSAREEKLLRLVPHERDDLWAGDVPMFTSAPGSTSLLDSRGDSVEGVVERPSLDTVLAKVADMDPLDQRDQEWLISATLAISTAADGHHGGGETAETAVPNQAPDPERLLVTACGIADQIVANAFSDEHRSNWLGIELVDDRYWTVLPMGAGLGEGYCGVALFLAQLAELTGIARYRDLAAYAISPLPGLFTTLRADRELAATAGCGGLLGLGGVAYTIARLSTLVGLPAGDLIEQAVDLMPEAAPETPSGFTTGLAGGVASMRSVYVQTGLETALARADRYAAQLLERERPPEKSFARGSAGIDWVLRAHDRPGEKPPGKADDRAENAGRWCDGLAGDALGMAAHLPDPDYAKDLDRTIRRLADRAPLRDLSLCHGESGVLDVLCVLAENGHTGAANAVRRRTGHLLAAIDQRGARCGTPGAVPSPGLLSGLAGIGYGLLRLGFGDRVPSALLLRPDRPHPAATVFPPVNRV, from the coding sequence GTGACGCCCCAGCCATCGGCGACGTCCCTGCCGCCGAGGTGGTGGGAGCACGGCCGGACCCCGCGCGAACGGACAGCGGACAAGCCCCTCTGGGCCGACTTCGCCGAACACGCCATCACCACGCTTCTGCCGGAGCGCCCCCCAGTCGGTGACTGGCGTGCGGCGTTCGCCGGGGTCTTCAGGTCGCTCGTCGACGCCGCCTCGCGTGACGCCGTACCGGACGATCTCGCCGACGCCGACGTCGAAGCGCTCCGTCGAGGTTTCGCGGCTCAACTCGACCAGCACCTGCTCAACCTCTCGGTCCGCACGCTGGTCCTCGAACTCCACCGTGCCCGCAAAGCCGGAACCCTCCAGGGCGAGACGCCCGAAGAGCGCTTCTCGGATTTCGTGCGCGGGCAATCCACTCCGGCCGGGCTCGTCCGGTTGTTCGGCGAATACCCGGTGCTGGCCCGGCTCCTCGCCCAGGCCTGTCTGCACGCCGCCGAAGCCCACGCCGAAACCCTCGGCCGGTTCTCCGCCGACGCGGCCCTGCTGCCCTGCTCGGTCGCCGACGGCGAACTCGGCACGCTCGTCGAGGTCGCGGGCGGGATCGGCGACTCGCACGCCCGCGGGCGTTCGGTCAAACTGCTCCGCTTCTCCAGTGGCGCCAAGGTGATCTACAAACCCCGCCCGCTGATCCTGCACGAACGGTTCACCGACGTCGTCGAACAGCTCAACAAACGGCTGCCCGGGCTCGAACTGCGGACCGCCGACGCCTTGCCGCGTGACGGGTACGGCTGGCTCCGGTTCGTCGAACACCGGCCGTGTGCCGACATCGGCGACGTCGACCGCTTCTACCGCAGGCAGGGCATCCTCCTGGCGCTGCTGCACGCGCTCGACGCCACCGACGTCCACTACGAGAACATCATCGCCTGCGGCGACCAGCCGGTGCTGATCGACATCGAGACCCTGTTCCAGCCGTCGCCGCCCGTTCCGCCGGAGGGCGACCCCGCGGCGGCGATGCTGGCCCGGTCGGTGCAGCGCACGCTGCTGCTCCCCCAGCTTTTCGCCGGCGAGCACGGTGCCGTCGACATCTCCGGCCTCGCCGGTCGCGGTGGCAAGCTGCCCACCGATCGGGTCGATTGGGCCGATCCGGGGACCGACCGGATGCGACTGGTCCGGGTGCCCGGCGAACTCGCCGGAAGCAACAACCTCCCACGCCTCGACGGCCGCGACGTCACCCCGGCCGAGCACAGCGCGGCGCTGCTGGCCGGATTCCGGCTCGGCTACGACGCGATCTCCAGCGGACGGGACGAACTCGCCGAGCATCTCCGGCGCTGCGCCGACGACCCCATCCGGGTGCTCATCCGGCCGACGAACTTCTACTTCCGGCTGCTGGACGAGACCACCCATCCCGATCTGCTTCGCGACGCCGCCGACCGCGACCACGCGTTCGACCTGCTCGAAGAGGATTCGGCGCGGGAGGAGAAACTGCTCCGGCTCGTACCGCATGAGCGGGACGACCTGTGGGCGGGCGACGTGCCGATGTTCACCTCGGCCCCCGGTTCGACGTCGCTGCTGGATTCGCGTGGCGACAGCGTCGAAGGGGTCGTCGAGCGGCCGTCGCTGGACACCGTGCTGGCGAAGGTCGCCGACATGGATCCACTCGACCAGCGGGACCAGGAGTGGCTGATCTCGGCCACCCTCGCCATCAGCACGGCGGCCGACGGCCACCACGGCGGCGGCGAGACCGCGGAAACGGCGGTACCGAACCAGGCTCCTGACCCGGAACGGCTGCTGGTCACCGCGTGCGGGATCGCCGACCAGATCGTCGCCAACGCCTTCTCCGACGAGCACCGCTCCAACTGGCTCGGGATCGAACTCGTCGACGACCGCTACTGGACCGTCCTGCCGATGGGCGCGGGGCTCGGCGAAGGCTATTGCGGTGTCGCGCTGTTCCTCGCCCAGCTCGCCGAGCTGACCGGGATCGCGCGATACCGCGATCTGGCCGCGTACGCGATCAGCCCGCTCCCTGGCCTCTTCACCACGCTCCGCGCCGATCGCGAGCTGGCCGCCACCGCCGGCTGCGGCGGGCTTCTCGGGCTCGGCGGCGTCGCGTACACGATCGCCCGGCTCAGCACGCTGGTCGGCCTTCCCGCCGGCGACCTCATCGAGCAGGCCGTCGACCTGATGCCCGAGGCCGCCCCCGAAACGCCGTCCGGGTTCACGACCGGGCTCGCCGGCGGCGTCGCGTCGATGCGTTCGGTGTATGTCCAAACAGGACTGGAGACCGCGCTGGCGCGGGCGGACCGCTACGCCGCACAGCTGCTCGAACGCGAACGTCCCCCGGAGAAATCCTTCGCCCGCGGTTCGGCCGGGATCGACTGGGTCCTGCGGGCGCACGACCGTCCCGGCGAAAAACCACCCGGAAAGGCGGACGATCGGGCGGAAAACGCCGGCCGCTGGTGCGACGGGCTCGCGGGCGACGCCCTCGGAATGGCCGCGCACCTGCCCGATCCCGACTACGCCAAGGACCTCGACCGGACGATCAGACGACTGGCCGACAGGGCACCGCTGAGGGATCTCAGCCTCTGCCACGGCGAGTCCGGAGTGCTGGACGTGTTGTGCGTGCTGGCGGAGAACGGGCACACTGGCGCCGCGAACGCGGTACGCCGCCGGACCGGTCATCTGCTCGCCGCCATCGACCAGCGCGGTGCCCGCTGCGGGACACCCGGCGCGGTCCCGTCGCCAGGGCTGCTGAGCGGCCTGGCGGGGATCGGCTACGGCCTGCTGCGGCTGGGATTCGGCGACCGGGTCCCCTCCGCGCTCCTGCTCCGCCCCGACCGGCCGCATCCCGCGGCCACCGTTTTTCCGCCGGTAAACCGAGTATGA